A genomic stretch from Taeniopygia guttata chromosome 9, bTaeGut7.mat, whole genome shotgun sequence includes:
- the UBXN7 gene encoding UBX domain-containing protein 7, producing MRSARRPAARVLWCGGGKMAAPGGSAGAAALRALVQQFTAITGASESVGKHMLEACNNNLEMAVTMFLDGGGIAEEPSTSSAAVSAARPHPEDEVRAPIPQKQEILVEPEPLFGAPKRRRPARSIFDGFRDFQTETIRQEQELRNGGAVDKKLTTLADLFRPPIDLMHKGSFETAKECGQMQNKWLMINIQNVQDFACQCLNRDVWSNEAVKNIIRDHFIFWQVYHDSEEGQRYIQFYKLADFPYVSILDPRTGQKLVEWHQLDVTSFLDQVTGFLSEHGQLDGHSSSPPQKCSRSESLIDASEDSQLEAAIRASLQETHFDSTQAKQESRSDEESESELFSGSEEFISVCGSEEEEESEIPAKLRKSPHKDLGYKKEESRRPQPEPTARTEPGTTSNHRVLPCIDAGALEESPDKPESTFRGLDVNGPKAQLMLRYPDGKREQVSLPEQAKLLALVKHVQSKGYPNERFELLTNFPRRKLSHLDYEITLQEAGLCPQETVFVQERN from the exons ATGCGCAGCGCACGCCGGCCGGCGGCGCGTGTGTTGTGGTGCGGCGGCGGCAAGATGGCGGCGCCCGGGGGCTCGGCGGGCGCCGCGGCGCTGAGGGCGCTGGTCCAGCAGTTCACCGCCATCACCG GTGCCAGTGAAAGCGTGGGGAAGCACATGCTGGAAGCCTGCAACAACAACCTGGAGATGGCTGTCACCATGTTCCTGGACGGAGGAGGGATAGCAGAGGAGCCCAGCACCAGCTCGGCAGCCGTGTCCGCCGCCCGCCCGCACCCCGA AGATGAAGTACGAGCTCCAATTCCTCAAAAACAAGAAATCTTAGTAGAGCCTGAGCCTTTGTTTGGAG ctcctAAAAGACGCAGACCTGCTCGCTCAATATTTGATGGCTTTCGGGATTTTCAGACAGAAACCA TccggcaggagcaggagctccGGAACGGAGGGGCCGTGGACAAGAAGCTGACGACGCTGGCAGATCTCTTCAGACCTCCCATTGACCTGATGCACAAAGGCAGCTTTGAAACG GCCAAGGAGTGTGGTCAGATGCAGAACAAGTGGCTCATGATAAACATTCAGAACGTGCAAGATTTTGCCTGCCAGTGCCTCAACCGTGACGTGTGGAGTAACGAGGCTGTGAAGAACATCATCCGGGACCACTTCATTTTTTGGCAG GTGTACCATGACAGCGAGGAAGGACAGCGGTACATACAGTTTTATAAATTAGCAGACTTCCCTTATGTCTCCATCCTGGATCCCAGGACAG GCCAGAAGCTCGTGGAGTGGCACCAGTTAGATGTGACTTCTTTCTTGGACCAAGTGACCGGGTTCCTGAGCGAGCACGGCCAGCTGGACGGCCACTCCAGCAGCCCTCCCCAGAAATGCTCCCGCTCA GAGAGTCTCATCGATGCCAGTGAGGACAGCCAGCTGGAAGCTGCCATCAGAGCCTCGCTCCAGGAGACACATTTTGATTCCACACAGGCCAAGCAGGAGAGCCGGTCGGACGAGGAGTCGGAGTCAGAGCTTTTTTCTGGAAGTGAAGagtttatttctgtttgtggatctgaggaggaggaggagtcgGAGATTCCAGCCAAGCTGAGGAAGTCTCCACACAAGGACTTGGGATATAAAAAAGAGGAGAGCCGGAGGCCTCAGCCTGAGCCAACTGCAAGGACTGAGCCCGGGACAACATCAAACCACAGAGTCCTGCCCTGCATCGATGCGGGGGCACTGGAGGAGTCACCTGACAAGCCTGAAAGTACCTTCCGGGGCCTGGACGTGAATG GACCAAAGGCACAGCTGATGCTGAGGTATCCAGATGGAAAGAGGGAACAAGTTTCACTGCCTGAACAAGCTAAACTTCTG GCTCTTGTGAAACACGTCCAGTCCAAAGGATACCCCAACGAGCGCTTTGAACTGCTCACCAACTTCCCTCGGAGGAAACTCTCCCACCTGGACTATGAGATCACGTTACAGGAGGCAGGCCTGTGTCCTCAAGAGACTGTCTTTGTGCAGGAGAGGAATTAG
- the RNF168 gene encoding E3 ubiquitin-protein ligase RNF168, which yields MSKKSTAPLSLSDCLCQICMEIFVEPVTLPCSHTLCNSCFQMTVEKASLSCPFCRRRVSSWARYNTRRNTLINWELWEKIQKNYPEECERRMNGQDLDEEICVPKPQHQLSKPGELRQEYEAEISKVEAERRAHEQEENKASEEYIQRLLAEEEEEQRLAEERRKEMEKQLKQDEELAWQLSNSLNEDPEEHVPGSPSPAHSLSRQTSPLNLSKAKSKPSNSGDIQKYLSPKNYGMLGSASFSSATGRGGSNSISGETNSNEGSSSAVQDEQEEMPTLSPQLTSVNKDSGAKDSFLESCLNYFSASASGETVTTVKQEKTPGPNGLEDGIPDALHGTTEGEGSRTVLLRSKGDDDGIESDSGNLTHVQRVNLEKSDETSTSGINCVMSDSQTTLGGLGKEAGHSNEEMPERPQNSKETPKRKLVEAPAGAMIDLDMLDKRRRTFSESVEEQGEQMNDFNLQTQRAFEQEFYERRRQEEQDRLLALQLQKELDKEERTLNRQKGSPDEYLLRTKPPRSGKDSSARKGNSKAKDSKGSKTQAETNHHKSRKGSCNENWQSPARVRVKSPSIKEGKVLNCVVNTSDTNDICSLPKNKQKTILQMFKSPVAE from the exons ATGTCGAAGAAATCCACGGCCCCGCTTTCCTTGTCCGACTGCCTCTGCCAGATTTGCATGGAGATCTTTGTGGAGCCTGTCACGCTGCCGTGCAGCCATACCCTCTGTAATTCCTGCTTCCAGATGACAGTGGAAAAGGCCAGCCTTTCTTGCCCCTTTTGTAGGCGTCGAGTCTCTTCCTGGGCACGGTACAATACCCGCAGAAATACTCTTATCaactgggagctctgggagaAGATTCAGAAGAATTACCCAGAGGAGTGCGAGCGCAGGATGAACGGACAGGATTTGGATGAGGAAA TCTGTGTCCCCAAGCCGCAGCACCAGCTGAGCAAGCCTGGGGAGCTGAGGCAGGAATATGAAGCAGAGATTAGTAAG GTGGAGGCAGAAAGGCGAGCGCACGAGCAGGAGGAGAACAAGGCGAGTGAGGAATACATCCAGcggctgctggcagaggaggaggaggagcagaggctggcagaAGAGAGACGGAAGGAGATGGAGAAGCAGCTGAAGCAAGATGAAGAGCTGGCCTGGCAGCTCAGTAACAGTCTG AATGAGGATCCCGAGGAACACGTGCCTGGCAGCCCATCACCAGCACACAGCCTCTCCCGTCAGACATCCCCACTGAACCTGAGCAAGGCAAAGAGCAAACCAAGCAACTCTGGAGACATTCAGAA gtaTCTGTCTCCAAAAAATTATGGTATGTTGGGATCAGCATCGTTCTCCAGTGCCACAGGAAGAGGCGGGAGCAACTCTATCTCTGGG gagACCAACAGCAATGAAGGCAGCAGTTCTGCAGTGCAGGATGAGCAAGAGGAAATGCCAACCCTGTCTCCACAGCTGACCAGTGTAAACAAAGATTCTGGAGCTAAGGATTCATTTTTGGAATCATGCCTGAACTATTTCAGTGCCTCGGCTTCAGGTGAAACTGTCACTACTGtcaagcaggaaaaaacacCAGGACCAAATGGTTTAGAAGATGGAATTCCAGATGCACTTCATGGAACCACAGAAGGGGAAGGGTCTAGGACAGTTCTTCTTAGATCCAAAGGAGATGATGATGGAATTGAGTCAGACAGTGGCAATTTGACACATGTCCAAAGGGTAAACCTTGAAAAGTCTGATGAAACTTCTACCTCTGGTATAAATTGTGTGATGTCTGACAGCCAGACCACGTTAGGTGGTCTGGGGAAGGAGGCTGGACACTCAAATGAAGAGATGCCAGAGAGGCCACAGAACTCTAAGGAGACTCCCAAAAGGAAGCTAGTGGAGGCCCCAGCTGGTGCCATGATTGACTTGGACATGCTTGATAAGAGGAGAAGAACCTTTTCAGAAAGTGTAGAAGAGCAAGGAGAGCAGATGAATGATTTTAACTTGCAGACACAAAGAGCCTTTGAGCAGGAGTTCTATGAAAGGCGtaggcaggaggagcaggacaggctcttggctctgcagctgcagaaggagctggacAAGGAGGAAAGGACACTGAACCGACAGAAGGGTTCTCCAGACGAGTATCTGCTCCGCACCAAACCACCCCGCTCTGGGAAAGACTCTTCTGCCAGGAAGGGAAACTCCAAGGCAAAAGACTCAAAGGGATCAAAGACACAGGCTGAAACCAATCACCACAAGTCTCGGAAAGGTTCCTGCAATGAAAACTGGCAGTCCCCTGCCAGGGTCCGGGTGAAATCCCCCAGCATCAAGGAAGGAAAGGTTTTGAATTGTGTGGTTAATACCAGTGACACAAATGATATTTGTTCACTGCCTAAGAACAAGCAAAAGACAATCCTGCAGATGTTTAAAAGCCCTGTTGCAGAGTAG
- the WDR53 gene encoding WD repeat-containing protein 53 — MAVKWSGGHSSSVLCLNVSAEGLVASGAERGELALWDGAGSPVAQLRLPPAEDVTSLVFSARRPSTLYASHGETISVLDVRSLQEPLQRFHINEEEINCLSVNDADSFLAAADDSGAIKVVDLESKKVSRSLRHSNICSSVAFRPQRPQSLVSCGLDMQVMLWNLQKVRPLWTTNLQECDTEEESPQSARQFFNPPLAHSLSVASCGNVFGCGAQDGKVRIFRVTGARFERELEFQAHSLGVSQVLFMPEAYRLLSGGNDGKVLLWDVSSNIGKQQKSPAKSLHRRKAQAAASSRKDGKLSKAASNEHPGVVPKLSIEHGEKVNWLLFAEIKGSRRVLVADQTSSISAYPLPEP; from the exons ATGGCAGTGAAGTGGAGCGGTGGGCACTcctcctctgtgctgtgcctgaaCGTGAGCGCGGAAGGGCTGGTGGCCTCCGGCGCGGAGCGGGGCGAGCTGGCGCTGTGGGACGGGGCAGGCTCGCCCGTGGCTCAGCTGCGGCTCCCGCCGGCGGAGGACGTGACCTCGCTGGTGTTCTCCGCCCGCCGGCCCAGCACGCTGTACGCGTCCCACGGAGAAACCATCAGCGTGCTGGATGTCCGCTCCctccaggagcccctgcagcgCTTCCACATCAACGAGGAGGAGATCAACTGCCTCTCGGTGAACGACGCCGACAGCTTCCTGGCTGCGGCGGATGACTCGGGGGCCATAAAGGTTGTGGACTTGGAAAGCAAGAAAGTCAGCCGCTCCTTGAGACACTCCAACATCTGCTCGTCTGTTGCCTTCCGACCTCAGCGGCCTCAAAGCCTGGTTTCCTGTGGACTGGACATGCAG GTCATGCTGTGGAACCTGCAGAAAGTTCGTCCCTTGTGGACCACAAACCTGCAGGAGTGTGACACGGAGGAGGAGAGCCCCCAGTCAGCCAGGCAGTTCTTCAACCCGCCGCTCGCGCATTCCCTGTCCGTCGCCTCTTGCGGCAACGTCTTCGGCTGCGGAGCTCAGGACGGTAAAGTCCGAATATTCCGAGTCACAGGTGCCAGGTTTGAACGGGAGCTGGAGTTCCAGGCTCACAGCTTGGGAGTCTCACAGGTGCTCTTTATGCCTGAGGCATACCGGTTGCTGTCTGGAGGAAACGATGGGAAAGTCTTGCTCtgggatgtcagcagcaataTTGGGAAGCAGCAAAAAAGTCCAGCAAAATCTCTGCACAGGAGGAAGGCCCAAGCAGCTGCTTCCAGCAGGAAAGATGGGAAGCTCAGCAAAGCAGCCTCAAATGAACACCCTGGAGTTGTGCCAAAGCTCAGCATTGAACACGGAGAGAAGGTGAACTGGCTCTTGTTTGCAGAGATAAAGGGCTCCAGGAGAGTGTTGGTTGCTGACCAGACCAGCTCAATATCAGCCTATCCATTGCCAGAACCTTAA